A single genomic interval of Asinibacterium sp. OR53 harbors:
- a CDS encoding sensor histidine kinase: MKFFWKYLFPGCYGLLVYATVRILNDTISGFKFWRRDWTVNAIEVTCSIIMGFVTMFVFRKMLNRFDRKLSRPVSYKTVMGELGWVFLYVLVSSNAIFTPMAALTDDGLSWGDFATINIIPLLFSLIYYMVVRSNKLLQAYVDNQLQLEKMTNDQLQTELKFLKAQYHPHFLFNALNTIYFQMDESVADAKKSIEKFSGLLRYQLYDQQQMVPIKQEIDYLRNFIELQQARSSERLRLQVDFDEHLNGEQVYPLLFLPLIENAFKYVGGDYHLSIRLQKENENIRLEVCNSLSEHLPLKKIATGIGIENLRRRLALLYPGRHQLSCRRNNDSYTASLNLLLNQ, from the coding sequence ATGAAATTCTTCTGGAAATACCTGTTCCCCGGCTGCTATGGCTTACTCGTCTATGCCACCGTGAGGATACTCAATGATACCATCAGCGGTTTCAAATTCTGGCGCCGCGACTGGACGGTGAATGCCATAGAAGTTACCTGTAGTATTATTATGGGCTTTGTAACGATGTTTGTTTTCAGAAAAATGCTTAACAGGTTCGATCGAAAGTTGAGCAGGCCCGTCAGTTATAAAACAGTGATGGGTGAATTGGGCTGGGTGTTCTTATATGTACTGGTCTCATCAAATGCCATCTTCACGCCGATGGCTGCACTCACGGATGATGGCCTTTCCTGGGGCGATTTTGCCACCATCAATATCATTCCCTTATTGTTTTCACTCATTTACTACATGGTGGTAAGGAGTAACAAACTATTGCAGGCGTATGTTGACAATCAATTGCAACTGGAAAAAATGACGAACGATCAATTGCAAACCGAACTCAAGTTCCTGAAAGCGCAATACCACCCGCATTTTTTATTCAATGCATTGAACACGATCTATTTCCAGATGGATGAGAGCGTAGCAGATGCCAAGAAAAGTATTGAGAAATTTTCCGGCCTGCTGCGCTACCAGTTGTACGACCAGCAACAGATGGTGCCCATAAAACAGGAAATAGATTATCTCCGCAATTTCATTGAGCTGCAACAGGCGCGGTCTTCAGAACGATTGCGTTTACAGGTCGACTTCGATGAGCACCTGAACGGAGAACAGGTGTACCCGTTGTTATTTCTCCCGCTGATTGAAAATGCATTCAAATATGTGGGAGGGGACTATCATTTATCCATCCGGTTGCAGAAAGAGAATGAAAACATCCGGCTGGAAGTGTGTAATTCTTTATCAGAGCACCTGCCATTGAAAAAAATAGCCACCGGGATCGGTATTGAGAACTTACGCCGCAGGCTGGCATTACTTTATCCTGGCAGGCACCAGTTGTCATGCCGGAGAAACAACGACAGTTATACGGCATCCCTGAACTTATTACTGAACCAATGA
- a CDS encoding LytTR family DNA-binding domain-containing protein codes for MKLKCIITDDEPMARKGLRGYAEKVDFLELVAVCEDAIQLNQLLRRQHADLLFLDINMPLLSGIEFMKMNPIAPKVVFTTAYEAYALEGYELDILDYLLKPISFERFLKAANKAYDYFRLQQSNDAGYLFVKTDTRLEKLVFNEILFVEALENYLSIQLPDRKIMIRSTLKTMAASLPAQQFAQTHKSYLVNLDRIQAVEGNLLQIDRFRVPVARQQKEQVLEKILKNKLH; via the coding sequence ATGAAACTGAAATGCATCATTACCGACGATGAACCGATGGCCAGGAAAGGGCTTCGCGGCTATGCGGAGAAAGTAGATTTCCTGGAACTGGTAGCTGTTTGCGAAGACGCCATACAACTGAACCAATTACTCCGCCGGCAACACGCCGACCTGCTGTTCCTCGATATCAATATGCCCCTGCTCAGCGGCATTGAGTTCATGAAAATGAATCCAATCGCACCTAAAGTGGTATTCACCACGGCTTATGAAGCATACGCTTTGGAAGGGTATGAACTGGATATATTAGATTACCTGCTTAAACCTATCTCCTTCGAACGTTTCCTGAAAGCCGCCAATAAGGCCTACGATTATTTCAGGCTACAACAATCCAACGATGCCGGTTACCTGTTTGTAAAAACAGATACCCGGCTGGAAAAACTTGTTTTCAATGAGATACTCTTTGTTGAGGCATTGGAAAACTACCTTTCCATACAGTTGCCCGACCGGAAGATCATGATCCGTTCTACACTGAAAACGATGGCGGCGTCGTTACCGGCGCAACAGTTCGCACAAACACATAAGTCTTACCTGGTGAACCTCGATAGAATACAGGCGGTAGAAGGCAACCTGCTGCAAATAGACCGCTTCCGGGTACCGGTGGCCAGGCAACAGAAAGAACAGGTCTTAGAAAAGATATTGAAAAACAAACTGCATTAA
- a CDS encoding multidrug effflux MFS transporter: MKNSLEPSAPNKKIYLILVLGLLTAIGPFSIDMYLPAFPAIAKGLNTSVSQVMLSLSSFFIGISAGQLLYGPLLERFGRKKPLYLGLSIYLLASVGCVMVGSVQGLIALRLLQALGGCVGMVAARAMVRDLFEVKENAKIFSTLMLVVAVSPIVAPTLGGYITAVLGWRYVFVILIYIALFILAGIYYLLPESKQPDPNFSLKPEPIIKNFYGIIRHPQFATYAFTGAVSNAGLYAYISGSPYVFMEIFKVSEKQYGWIFALIAMGLIGASQINNVLLKNYNNEQIINGALRCQCVVGLLLVVITLLGWDEVFLIIFLIFLFLSCQGFIFPNASALSLAPFGHNAGSASALLGAIQMSIGAGASALVSLLHNHTPLPMTGVMATCTLTALVVLFRGSKRLIYRAAEKVVDEGKVEVISTL; encoded by the coding sequence ATGAAGAACAGCCTGGAACCTAGTGCACCCAATAAAAAAATTTACCTCATTCTTGTACTGGGCCTGCTTACGGCTATTGGCCCTTTTTCTATTGACATGTACCTGCCGGCGTTCCCGGCCATTGCAAAAGGATTGAATACCTCCGTATCACAAGTAATGCTGTCGCTCTCGAGCTTTTTCATTGGCATCTCAGCGGGACAATTGCTGTACGGTCCTTTGCTGGAACGTTTTGGCAGGAAAAAGCCCTTGTACCTGGGCTTGAGTATTTACCTGCTGGCATCTGTGGGCTGCGTTATGGTTGGATCGGTGCAGGGGCTGATCGCACTCAGGCTTTTGCAGGCGCTGGGCGGTTGTGTGGGCATGGTAGCGGCAAGGGCCATGGTACGTGACCTGTTTGAAGTGAAAGAAAATGCTAAAATATTTTCCACGCTGATGCTGGTGGTGGCCGTATCGCCTATTGTGGCGCCTACATTGGGAGGATATATTACCGCCGTATTGGGCTGGCGCTATGTATTTGTCATACTTATTTATATTGCGCTCTTCATCCTGGCCGGGATCTATTATTTATTGCCGGAAAGCAAACAACCCGATCCCAACTTTTCATTGAAGCCGGAACCCATCATTAAAAATTTTTACGGTATCATCCGCCACCCGCAGTTCGCCACTTATGCATTCACAGGGGCCGTATCCAATGCCGGACTCTATGCGTACATCAGCGGATCACCTTATGTGTTCATGGAAATATTCAAAGTAAGCGAAAAGCAGTATGGATGGATATTCGCGCTCATCGCCATGGGATTGATCGGTGCAAGCCAGATCAACAATGTATTATTGAAAAATTACAACAACGAACAGATCATCAACGGGGCTTTGCGTTGCCAATGTGTAGTCGGATTGTTATTGGTCGTTATCACCCTGCTGGGCTGGGATGAAGTGTTCCTCATCATTTTTCTCATTTTCCTTTTCCTGAGTTGCCAGGGTTTTATCTTTCCCAATGCTTCTGCACTTTCCCTCGCACCATTCGGACATAACGCGGGCAGCGCTTCGGCTTTGTTGGGCGCTATTCAAATGAGCATTGGTGCGGGTGCCTCGGCCCTGGTGAGCCTTTTACATAATCATACGCCCTTACCTATGACCGGCGTAATGGCCACCTGTACGCTAACGGCCCTGGTAGTGTTATTCCGGGGAAGTAAACGCCTCATTTACAGGGCAGCCGAAAAAGTGGTGGATGAGGGTAAAGTGGAAGTGATCAGTACCTTGTAA
- a CDS encoding aldo/keto reductase: MQKRKLGKSGLEVSALGLGCMGMSYGYGPAADKKEMISLIHSAVEMGVTFFDTAEAYGPFTNEELVGEALAPFRKQVVIATKFGFDTSADPAKRSELNSRPEHIKAVAEASLKRLKVEAIDLFYQHRVDISVPIEDVAGAVQDLIKEGKVKYFGLSEAGVQTIRRAHAVQPVAAIQSEYSLWWRRPEAELLPTLEELGIGFVPFSPLGKGFLTGKIDENTTFDSSDFRNIVPRFTTEARKANQALVDLLGKVAAEKQATTAQVALAWLLAQRPWIVPIPGTTKLKRLEENMHAAALELTPDDLRAIENAAANIAIQGERYPEELERRTGN; the protein is encoded by the coding sequence ATGCAAAAACGAAAACTCGGCAAGAGCGGATTGGAAGTATCGGCCCTGGGATTGGGCTGTATGGGCATGAGCTATGGATATGGACCGGCCGCCGATAAAAAAGAAATGATCTCCCTCATCCATTCAGCGGTAGAAATGGGTGTTACCTTTTTCGATACGGCGGAAGCATACGGACCTTTTACAAATGAAGAGCTGGTGGGCGAGGCCCTGGCCCCTTTTCGCAAGCAGGTAGTGATCGCTACCAAGTTCGGGTTCGACACATCGGCAGACCCCGCAAAGCGCAGTGAACTGAATAGCCGGCCGGAACATATCAAAGCAGTAGCTGAAGCATCGCTGAAACGATTGAAAGTAGAGGCCATCGATCTGTTTTACCAGCACCGCGTAGATATCTCTGTACCCATTGAAGATGTGGCAGGCGCCGTGCAGGACCTGATCAAAGAAGGGAAGGTTAAATATTTTGGGCTTTCCGAAGCGGGTGTGCAAACCATCCGTCGTGCACATGCTGTGCAACCGGTTGCCGCCATCCAGAGCGAATACTCTTTGTGGTGGAGAAGGCCTGAAGCTGAACTGTTACCCACACTGGAAGAGTTGGGAATAGGGTTTGTACCTTTCAGTCCGCTCGGTAAAGGTTTCCTCACCGGAAAGATCGATGAGAACACTACCTTCGACAGTAGTGATTTCCGCAATATCGTTCCGCGTTTTACAACCGAAGCAAGAAAAGCCAACCAGGCCCTGGTTGATTTGCTGGGTAAAGTAGCGGCAGAGAAACAGGCCACCACTGCACAGGTAGCATTGGCATGGTTGTTAGCGCAGCGGCCGTGGATCGTTCCCATTCCGGGAACTACCAAACTGAAGCGACTGGAAGAAAATATGCACGCCGCAGCGTTGGAACTCACACCTGACGATCTTCGTGCAATAGAAAATGCGGCTGCCAATATTGCCATACAGGGAGAACGCTATCCCGAAGAACTGGAACGGAGAACCGGTAACTGA
- a CDS encoding NAD(P)-dependent alcohol dehydrogenase produces the protein MQTKNVKAYGTEAAEAPLKSMNIQRRQPTPHDVEIEILYCGICHSDLHTARNEWGGTVYPVVPGHEIVGKVTRVGDHVSKFKVGDLAAVGCMVDSCGECEQCKEGLEQYCDAGLVGTYNGPDKHLGNTTYGGYSESIVVDEHFVLRVPENLNLAATAPLLCAGITTYSPLNHWKVGPGKKVGVIGVGGLGHVGIKIAKAMGAEVVVFTTSAGKAADAKRLGADEVVLSNDKEQMNKHVKTFHFILDAVSALHDINAYLPLLKLDGTMVLVGLPEQPLPILPFNVVLHRRSLAGSLIGGIKETQEMLDFCSKHNITADIELINIQQLNEAYERLLKGDVRYRFVIDMASIK, from the coding sequence ATGCAAACGAAGAATGTAAAAGCTTATGGTACTGAAGCGGCCGAAGCGCCTTTGAAATCAATGAATATCCAGCGCAGGCAGCCAACACCGCACGATGTAGAGATCGAAATTCTCTATTGCGGTATTTGTCACTCTGACCTGCACACCGCACGGAACGAGTGGGGCGGCACTGTTTACCCAGTGGTACCCGGTCATGAAATTGTAGGAAAAGTAACCCGTGTAGGCGATCACGTGAGCAAATTCAAAGTGGGCGACCTCGCTGCAGTTGGTTGTATGGTAGATTCCTGCGGTGAATGTGAACAATGTAAGGAGGGCCTCGAACAGTATTGCGATGCGGGTCTGGTAGGAACGTATAACGGGCCCGATAAACACCTTGGTAACACTACTTATGGCGGCTATTCAGAGAGCATCGTAGTAGACGAACATTTTGTATTGCGTGTACCCGAAAACCTCAACCTGGCGGCTACTGCGCCTTTGCTCTGTGCCGGTATCACTACTTATTCGCCATTGAACCACTGGAAAGTTGGTCCAGGCAAGAAAGTAGGCGTGATAGGAGTAGGCGGCCTCGGACACGTGGGCATCAAAATAGCTAAAGCCATGGGTGCTGAAGTTGTGGTGTTCACTACATCGGCCGGTAAAGCTGCAGATGCGAAGCGATTGGGTGCAGATGAAGTAGTATTATCGAATGACAAAGAGCAGATGAATAAGCATGTGAAAACTTTTCACTTTATACTGGATGCCGTATCTGCTTTGCACGACATCAATGCATACCTGCCCTTGCTGAAACTGGATGGCACTATGGTGCTGGTAGGATTACCCGAACAGCCGCTCCCGATATTGCCGTTCAATGTGGTGCTGCACAGGAGAAGCCTGGCAGGCTCACTCATCGGAGGTATCAAAGAAACACAGGAGATGCTTGATTTCTGTTCCAAACACAATATCACTGCAGATATAGAACTGATCAACATACAACAGCTCAACGAAGCGTATGAGCGACTGCTCAAAGGCGATGTACGTTATCGTTTTGTGATTGACATGGCTTCTATTAAATAA
- a CDS encoding TonB-dependent receptor encodes MMTSAAFRRLGVTLFCGFLSIAVFAQNTTVTGKVSGDGTPLSGATVSAGTKSTLADANGVFTLSLKPGTYTIRVSYVGYKPVTRNITVQSGQSSSLDFSLERGEATNLNEVVVLGSRSRLPRSNTATPVPVDVFSVTELTATGQVEPTQMLNLVAPSFNSSRQTISDGTDHIDPATLRGLGPDQVLVLMNGKRRHNSALININGTIGRGSVGTDMNSLPTSAIDRIEVLRDGAASQYGSDAIAGVVNVVLRRSKGTTVTSQIGQQYQGDGKVAQLGIYHGFDIKNGYLGIAADLRYRGATNRAGYYTGPVYTNWNVGRNSGESDAAYIARRTALYSQDQASISQYGFDRNNNMAIGNSLLRNAQLMVNGGFYINKQTEFYYSAGASYRKGEAAGFYRYPFQKSQVIPELYPNGFLPQILSEIWDKSVMAGIKFNTNDWAWDISNTYGGNSFRFDVANSNNATQYAMTTSAPTKFYAGKLGFNQNTFNVDITKDLGAIMGMERANLGLGAEWRTDFYKITAGEEASWKNYDPSSGKAGGAQVFPGYQPANEVNATRTVLGAYADFEADITHKWLADVAARLENYSDYGTNIAAKLAMRYKLSDVVSLRGAISNGFRAPSIHQRYFSAVSTLFVNVGGTLTPRQVGTFRNNSDVAQAFGIPSLDAEKSINGSLGVTLKPANNFSVTIDGYYIRIDNRIVYTSQFTRSNPVVNTILTPYPDVNAAQFFTNAVNTETRGIDAVLSYRPRMRKGSSLELSLAGNYNRTLVVGPIKGTDKIPADQFGNVLFSRQEKSRLEESQPRSKVSISGNYKAGKFGTMIRFTRYGEVYTRDAADPGLDESFGAKIVSDLSVSYKVAKSLTATLGANNVLDTYPDKLQVVNMPVPGSAGPFLDNSSFGRFVYSRNATQFGFNGGYYYLNLTLSF; translated from the coding sequence ATGATGACCTCTGCTGCTTTCCGCCGTTTAGGCGTTACCCTTTTTTGTGGATTTCTCTCGATTGCTGTTTTTGCTCAAAATACTACTGTCACCGGTAAGGTTTCCGGCGATGGTACTCCTTTATCGGGCGCTACCGTAAGCGCCGGTACCAAAAGCACCTTGGCCGATGCCAATGGTGTTTTTACGCTGAGCCTGAAACCGGGTACTTATACCATCCGTGTTTCTTATGTAGGCTATAAGCCTGTCACCAGGAACATCACGGTTCAGTCCGGACAATCCTCATCACTCGACTTTTCCCTTGAGCGCGGCGAAGCCACCAACCTCAATGAAGTAGTGGTACTGGGCTCGCGTTCGCGCCTTCCGCGAAGCAATACCGCTACGCCGGTGCCGGTAGATGTGTTTTCTGTAACGGAACTCACTGCAACCGGACAGGTAGAACCTACACAAATGCTCAACCTGGTGGCGCCTTCTTTCAATTCATCGCGACAAACCATTTCCGATGGTACCGATCATATCGATCCGGCTACGCTTCGCGGATTGGGTCCCGACCAGGTACTGGTGCTGATGAATGGCAAACGAAGGCACAACTCTGCACTCATCAATATCAACGGAACCATTGGCCGCGGATCGGTGGGTACCGACATGAACTCTTTGCCCACTTCAGCCATCGACCGTATTGAAGTATTGCGTGATGGCGCCGCCTCGCAGTATGGTTCCGATGCCATTGCAGGTGTAGTGAATGTGGTATTGAGAAGATCGAAAGGCACTACCGTTACTTCACAGATTGGCCAACAATACCAGGGCGATGGTAAAGTGGCCCAGTTGGGTATCTACCACGGTTTTGATATTAAAAACGGTTACCTGGGTATTGCTGCCGACCTGCGATACAGGGGCGCTACCAACCGGGCGGGTTACTATACCGGACCCGTATATACAAACTGGAACGTAGGCAGGAACAGCGGCGAGTCCGATGCCGCTTATATAGCACGCCGCACTGCTTTGTATAGCCAGGATCAGGCTTCAATAAGCCAATACGGATTCGACAGGAACAATAATATGGCCATCGGTAACTCACTGTTGCGCAACGCCCAGTTGATGGTCAACGGCGGGTTCTATATCAATAAGCAAACAGAATTTTATTACAGCGCGGGCGCCAGCTACCGCAAAGGAGAAGCTGCCGGTTTTTACCGTTATCCTTTCCAGAAATCACAGGTTATTCCTGAATTATATCCCAACGGTTTCCTGCCGCAGATACTTTCAGAGATATGGGATAAGTCGGTGATGGCAGGTATCAAATTCAATACCAACGATTGGGCATGGGATATCAGCAACACATACGGCGGCAACTCTTTCCGTTTCGATGTAGCTAATTCAAACAATGCCACACAATATGCCATGACCACCAGCGCTCCCACCAAATTCTATGCGGGTAAGCTGGGCTTTAACCAGAATACATTCAATGTAGATATAACGAAAGACCTGGGCGCCATCATGGGTATGGAACGTGCCAACTTAGGTTTGGGTGCTGAATGGCGTACCGATTTTTATAAGATCACTGCGGGTGAAGAGGCTTCCTGGAAAAACTATGATCCATCTTCCGGTAAAGCCGGCGGCGCGCAGGTATTCCCCGGTTACCAGCCTGCCAATGAAGTAAATGCTACCAGGACTGTTCTCGGCGCCTATGCCGATTTTGAAGCAGATATTACCCATAAATGGCTGGCAGACGTAGCTGCAAGGTTAGAGAACTACAGCGATTACGGTACCAATATTGCCGCTAAGCTGGCCATGCGTTATAAACTCAGTGATGTGGTAAGTCTACGCGGAGCCATCAGTAATGGCTTCAGGGCTCCTTCCATACACCAGCGTTATTTCAGCGCCGTGTCTACTTTATTTGTGAACGTTGGGGGCACACTTACCCCCAGACAAGTGGGTACTTTCCGCAACAACAGCGATGTGGCACAGGCGTTCGGTATTCCTTCCCTCGATGCAGAGAAATCGATCAACGGAAGCCTGGGTGTTACACTCAAACCGGCGAATAATTTCTCTGTTACCATAGATGGATATTATATCCGCATCGATAACCGCATTGTGTATACCAGTCAGTTTACCCGCAGCAACCCTGTGGTGAATACTATTCTCACTCCCTACCCCGATGTGAACGCTGCACAATTCTTTACCAATGCAGTGAACACAGAAACCAGGGGTATTGATGCGGTATTGTCGTACAGACCACGGATGCGAAAAGGCTCTTCACTGGAACTTTCACTGGCGGGTAATTACAACCGCACATTGGTAGTAGGCCCCATCAAAGGCACCGATAAAATCCCCGCAGACCAGTTTGGCAATGTGCTGTTCAGCCGCCAGGAAAAATCAAGACTGGAAGAGTCACAACCCCGCAGCAAAGTGAGCATCTCCGGCAATTACAAAGCAGGCAAATTCGGCACCATGATACGCTTCACCCGCTATGGCGAAGTATATACCAGAGATGCAGCCGACCCCGGACTGGATGAATCATTCGGCGCCAAGATCGTATCGGACCTGAGTGTATCGTATAAAGTGGCCAAATCATTAACAGCTACACTTGGCGCGAACAACGTGCTCGACACCTATCCCGATAAATTGCAAGTAGTAAATATGCCGGTTCCAGGAAGCGCTGGGCCATTCCTCGATAACAGCAGTTTCGGCAGGTTTGTGTACAGCCGTAATGCTACCCAGTTTGGTTTCAATGGCGGATATTATTACCTGAATCTGACCCTTAGTTTTTAG
- a CDS encoding DsrE family protein has translation MKKSILYLFTLVIIVSVHAQEKNYKVVFDMSSKDTVNQQAVTREIGLIKGASPEAKLEVVVYGQGLDLVVKGRSSQQAAVQQLIADNKASFKVCAMTLKRNNLTKDQLVPGVEIVPDGIYEIISKQRDGWGYIKVGH, from the coding sequence ATGAAAAAAAGCATTTTGTACCTCTTTACCCTGGTAATCATTGTGTCTGTTCATGCACAGGAAAAAAATTACAAAGTGGTATTCGATATGTCCAGCAAGGATACCGTCAACCAGCAGGCTGTTACCCGCGAAATTGGGCTCATCAAAGGCGCTTCACCGGAAGCGAAATTGGAAGTTGTGGTGTATGGCCAGGGGCTCGACCTGGTAGTGAAGGGCCGCTCTTCGCAGCAGGCCGCTGTACAGCAACTCATCGCCGATAACAAAGCAAGCTTCAAAGTCTGCGCCATGACCCTGAAAAGGAATAACCTCACCAAAGATCAATTAGTGCCCGGCGTGGAAATCGTGCCCGACGGTATCTATGAGATCATCTCAAAACAACGGGATGGATGGGGTTACATTAAAGTAGGGCATTGA